In Alkalihalobacillus sp. FSL W8-0930, a single window of DNA contains:
- a CDS encoding septum formation initiator, translated as MFKNAEGLGIVVGLVVGMLIGIFTDNIALGIGIGIAIGVVGTVLFSRNKDKD; from the coding sequence ATGTTTAAGAATGCTGAAGGACTCGGAATCGTTGTAGGACTAGTCGTGGGGATGCTCATAGGTATTTTCACAGATAATATTGCACTTGGAATTGGCATAGGTATTGCCATTGGAGTAGTCGGAACCGTATTATTTTCAAGAAATAAGGACAAGGATTAA
- a CDS encoding glucose-6-phosphate isomerase, producing MENVSFQYSQALSFFDEQEVKNLAPAVEAAHHSLHNGTGVGNDYLGWIDLPVNYDKEEFARIEKAAEKIRQDSDVLLVVGIGGSYLGARAAIEALTHSFYNTLSSEDRKTPQIFFVGQNISSTYVKDLFDVLGDKDVSVNVISKSGTTTEPAIAFRIFREFLEQKYGKTEARKRIYATTDSKRGALKTLATEEGYESFVIPDDVGGRFSVLTAVGLLPIAVSGLNIQSMMEGAAAARTAYSNPNLEENEAYQYAAIRNLLYNKGKTTELFVNYEPALHFVSEWWKQLFGESEGKDQKGLFPASVDFSTDLHSMGQYVQDGRRNIFETILNVQSVREEIVIEKAETDLDGLNYISGQTMDFVNKKAFQGTMLAHTDGGVPNLVVNIPELNEYHFGYLVYFFEKACGISGYLLGVNPFNQPGVEDYKRNMFALLGKKGYEKEKEELEKRL from the coding sequence ATGGAGAACGTATCATTTCAGTATTCACAAGCATTATCTTTCTTTGATGAACAAGAAGTTAAGAATTTAGCCCCAGCCGTTGAGGCAGCACATCATTCCTTACATAATGGAACAGGTGTAGGAAACGATTATTTAGGGTGGATTGATCTACCTGTTAACTACGACAAAGAAGAGTTTGCTCGAATTGAAAAAGCAGCTGAGAAAATTCGTCAAGACTCTGACGTTCTACTTGTAGTTGGAATTGGTGGTTCTTACTTAGGAGCACGCGCAGCGATTGAGGCACTGACGCATAGCTTCTACAATACGCTCTCTTCAGAAGATCGTAAAACTCCACAAATCTTTTTTGTTGGTCAAAACATTAGCTCTACTTATGTAAAAGACTTGTTTGATGTCCTTGGTGACAAAGATGTTTCTGTTAACGTTATTTCAAAATCTGGAACAACAACAGAGCCGGCTATCGCCTTCCGTATTTTCCGTGAGTTCCTTGAACAAAAATACGGAAAAACAGAAGCACGCAAACGCATCTATGCAACAACAGATAGCAAACGAGGTGCACTTAAAACATTAGCGACTGAAGAAGGCTACGAGTCATTCGTAATCCCAGATGATGTCGGTGGACGTTTCTCTGTTTTAACAGCTGTTGGACTCTTACCAATTGCCGTAAGCGGATTAAACATTCAGTCCATGATGGAGGGTGCTGCTGCAGCAAGAACAGCTTATAGCAACCCGAACCTAGAAGAGAACGAGGCGTATCAATACGCAGCCATTCGTAACCTTCTTTATAACAAAGGAAAAACAACAGAGCTTTTTGTAAACTACGAGCCGGCTCTACACTTTGTATCTGAATGGTGGAAGCAGCTATTTGGTGAAAGTGAAGGAAAAGACCAAAAAGGATTGTTCCCGGCATCTGTTGACTTCTCAACAGATCTACATTCCATGGGTCAATACGTTCAAGATGGTCGTCGCAACATTTTTGAAACAATTCTAAATGTACAATCAGTACGCGAGGAAATCGTTATCGAGAAAGCCGAAACAGATCTTGATGGCCTAAATTATATCTCAGGTCAAACGATGGACTTTGTTAATAAAAAAGCATTCCAAGGAACGATGCTTGCTCACACAGATGGTGGCGTGCCTAACCTTGTAGTGAATATCCCTGAGTTAAATGAATATCATTTTGGATACCTTGTTTATTTCTTCGAGAAAGCGTGTGGAATTAGCGGCTATCTATTAGGAGTAAATCCATTTAACCAGCCAGGAGTTGAAGATTACAAACGCAACATGTTTGCACTCCTTGGTAAAAAAGGATATGAGAAAGAAAAAGAAGAACTAGAAAAACGTCTTTAA
- a CDS encoding iron-containing alcohol dehydrogenase: METFTFYNPTKLIYGIDQTDELASHLPKDAKILLVYGGGSVKKNGLYDKTIAQLEKAGATVTELAGIEPNPRLKTVRRGIELCLENDIDFILAVGGGSVIDATKAIAVGAKFDGDIWDIITKKETATGALPFGSILTLAATGSEMNAGSVITNWDTNEKIGWGSPYSFPTFSILDPKNTVSVPRDQTVYGMVDMMSHVLEAYFNRVDNTPLQDRICESILTTVIETAPKLLDDLDNLEHRGTILYCGTMALNGVTQMGARGDWGSHNIEHAVSAVSDIPHAGGLAIIFPHWLRNSIDDNPKPHVQLATRVFGVDPEGKTDQEVAEEGIQKLSEFWTSLGAPNRLADYDIDESQVDRMAGIAAANGEFGRYRVLDKEKTAKILTDAL; encoded by the coding sequence ATGGAAACATTTACGTTTTATAATCCAACAAAATTAATTTATGGCATTGACCAAACAGACGAGCTTGCTTCTCACCTACCAAAGGACGCAAAGATTCTGCTTGTGTATGGTGGCGGGAGCGTGAAGAAGAATGGTTTATATGATAAAACCATTGCCCAGCTTGAAAAAGCAGGAGCAACGGTAACAGAGCTTGCAGGAATTGAACCCAATCCTCGCTTAAAGACAGTACGTCGTGGCATCGAGCTTTGCCTAGAGAATGATATTGACTTCATTCTTGCTGTAGGCGGTGGTAGTGTTATTGACGCAACAAAAGCAATCGCAGTTGGCGCGAAGTTCGATGGAGATATCTGGGATATTATCACTAAGAAAGAGACAGCTACAGGTGCCCTTCCTTTTGGAAGTATTTTAACACTAGCTGCAACAGGCTCTGAGATGAACGCAGGATCTGTTATTACAAACTGGGATACAAATGAGAAAATTGGGTGGGGTAGTCCTTACTCGTTCCCAACATTCTCGATCCTAGATCCTAAAAACACAGTGTCTGTTCCGAGAGACCAAACGGTGTACGGTATGGTTGATATGATGAGCCATGTACTTGAAGCTTATTTTAACCGTGTGGATAATACGCCGCTTCAAGATCGCATTTGTGAATCTATTTTAACAACAGTCATCGAAACAGCTCCAAAACTTCTAGATGACTTAGACAATTTAGAGCACCGTGGAACGATTCTTTATTGTGGAACAATGGCTCTTAATGGAGTGACTCAAATGGGAGCAAGAGGAGACTGGGGTTCTCATAATATTGAGCATGCCGTTTCTGCTGTATCTGATATTCCTCATGCAGGTGGATTGGCTATTATCTTCCCTCATTGGTTACGTAACAGCATTGATGATAATCCAAAACCTCACGTTCAGCTTGCAACACGAGTATTTGGTGTAGATCCTGAAGGGAAAACCGATCAGGAAGTTGCCGAAGAAGGAATTCAAAAGCTTAGTGAATTCTGGACAAGCTTAGGCGCTCCTAACCGTTTGGCTGACTACGACATTGATGAATCTCAGGTTGATCGTATGGCGGGTATTGCAGCAGCAAATGGTGAATTTGGTCGTTACAGAGTACTCGACAAAGAAAAAACAGCTAAAATCTTAACAGACGCATTGTAG
- a CDS encoding DUF378 domain-containing protein produces the protein MSGIQRTALVLAIIGAINWGLIGFFRFDLVAALFGGQAAGFSRVIYALVGLAGLYCISILFKPDAEIERIPETER, from the coding sequence GTGAGTGGCATTCAACGTACTGCTCTTGTACTAGCTATTATTGGAGCAATCAACTGGGGACTTATTGGTTTTTTCCGATTTGACTTAGTCGCTGCCCTATTTGGCGGTCAAGCAGCTGGCTTTTCAAGAGTGATCTATGCACTTGTTGGCTTAGCCGGGCTATATTGTATTTCTATTTTATTTAAGCCCGACGCAGAAATTGAACGAATTCCTGAAACAGAACGTTAA